GGTGACTTCTTCGTTGCGCAGGCGCTTGTCCACCTTGTCGAAGAAGCCGAAGTACTCGTTGAGCACGGTCATGAACTTGGTGAGGGCCGCGCCTTCCAGCTTGGCCGCGCCTTCGCCGTAGCGCACGGTCATGGACTCGGCAGCGCGCTTGATCATCACCTGCACGAACTGCCGGTCGTCCTTGATGTACTGCTCGCTCTTCCCTTTCTTGATGCGGTAGAGCGGAGGCTGCGCGATGTAGACGTTCTGCCGCTTGATCAGGTCCTGCATGTGGCGGAAGAAGAAGGTGAGCAGCAGGGTGCGGATGTGGGAGCCGTCCACGTCGGCGTCGGTCATGAGGATGACCTTGCCATAGCGCAGCTTGGTGGGATCGAAGTCTTCCTTGCCGATGCCGGTGCCCAGCGCCGTGATCATGGCGCGGATCTCCTCGTGCCCCAGCATCTTGTCGTAGCGCGCCTTCTCCACGTTCAGGATCTTGCCTTTCAGCGGCAGGATGGCCTGGAAGCGGCGGTCGCGCCCCTGCTTGGCGGTGCCACCGGCCGATTCGCCCTCCACCAGGAACAACTCGCAGCGCCCGGGATCGCGCTCCGAGCAGTCGGCCAGCTTGCCGGGCAGGCCGCCGGAATCGAGCGCGCCCTTGCGGCGGGTGAGGTCGCGGGCCTTGCGCGCGGCTTCGCGCGCCCGCGCCGCCTCGATGGCCTTGTTGATGATCTTGCGCGCTACCGGCGGGTTCAATTCGAAGAACGACCCCAGACGCTCGTTGACGAAGGCCTGCACCACCCCGGCGATGTCGGAGTTCAGCTTGCCCTTGGTCTGGCCTTCGAACTGCGGCTGCGGCAGCTTCACGCTGATCACCGCCACCAGGCCCTCGCGCACGTCGTCCCCGGTCAGGTTCTCCTTGACGTCCTTGAACAGGCCGAGCTGCTGCCCGGCGTAGTTGATGGTGCGGGTGAGCGCGGTGCGGAAGCCGGAGAGATGCGTGCCCCCGTCCACCGTGTTGATGTTGTTGGCGAAGGTGAAGAGCGACTCGGAGTAGCCGTCGTTGTACTGCAGCGCGATCTCCATGTTCACGCCGTCGCGCTCGGCCTCCATGTAGATGGGGCGGTCGTGCAGCACGCTCTTGCCGCGGTTCAGGTGCTTGATGAACTCGGCGATCCCGCCGGTGTACTTGAACTCGGTGCGCTTGGCTTCGCCCGTCTTGGTGTCGCTGGCGCGCTCGTCGGTCAGCGTGATCTCCAGGCCCTTGTTGAGGAAGGCCAGTTCCCGCAGTCGCTGCGCCAGGGTGTCGTGGTTGAACTCGATGGAGGTGAAGATGGTCTTGTCGGGCAGGAAGCGCACGCGCGTGCCCCGCTTCTGCGTCTTGCCCGTCTTCTTCAGCTTCGACGTCGGCTCGCCGCGCGAGTAGCTCTGCTCCCACACGAAGCCGTCGCGCCAGATCTCCAGATCCAACTGGTAGCTGAGCGCGTTGACCACGGAGACGCCGACGCCGTGCAGCCCGCCCGAGACCTTGTAGCTGGAGGTATCGAACTTGCCGCCGGCGTGCAGCATGGTCATGACCACTTGCGCCGCGGGCATGGTCTCGCCGTCCACTTCCATGTCGTCGACAGGGATGCCGCGGCCGTTGTCCACCACGGTGATGGAGTTGTCGATGTGGATGGTGACGTCGATGTGGTCGGCGAAGCCGGCCAGCGCCTCGTCCACCGAGTTGTCCACCACCTCGTAGACCAGGTGATGCAGCCCCATCTCGCCGGTGGAGCCGATGTACATGGCGGGGCGCTTGCGCACCGCCTCCATCCCGCCCAGCACCTTGATGTCGGCGGCGGTGTAGTCGCCGTTGCCGTTGCCGCCGTTGGCCTTCGCCTTCTTGGGCTTGGGCTGCGCTTTTTCGTTCTTTTCGTTGGCCACAGCGCTTCCTGTCAGCGTTTCTTTGGTCGCCATTCCCATCCCTTGCGGAGACGCACGTCGAGCCCGCTGCGGGCCCCGTTCTCAGCCCTGTTCCGGCCCGCCGCAATGCACTTCAAATTATTGATATTTCAGTCACTTAGCCAGCGCCCGAGTACTGCTTAGTCTACCACAAAAAGGGGCGATTTTGGGGGGCGGAAAAGGGCCCCAGAATGCAGAATTGAGAATGAAGAATGCAGAATGAAAAGCCGTCACTGGCAGCCGGACATTCTGCATTCTCAATTCTTCATTCTGCAATTCTCCGTGTCTCTGTGCCGGAGCCTGCCCTGAGCGAAGCCGAAGGGTGGTGAAGGCTACTTTGGCGGCTCCGCCGGCGCCGCGAACTTCACGCTGTCCGCGTACTTCTCCAGCGCCGCCAGGTGCTCCGGGGTGTCGGTCCAGAAGGAGAGGATCAGCGCGTAGTCCTTCTGGATGGAGACGTACTCGGCGTAGGAGATGGAAACGCTCTTGCCGTTGATGATGGTCGCGGCGCTGTAGTCCTGGCGCCAGAAGGGCTGGCCCCCCAGGCGCACCTCGGCGGGCGGGTGCAGCGGCTTCAGGTCCAGCCCCGCCAGCGGCGGCACCGACCCCACCGCCTCCAGGTAGTCCTTGCCGCTCTCGACCCCGGCGTCCTCGGGCAGGCGCTCGGCCGCCACCTGCACCTGGCTGGGGACGGCCTCCATCTCCACCCGCCCCGCGGCCGAGAGCAGCAGGAAGGCGCGCGCTGCCGCCTCCTGCCCCGCCGCCTGGCTCTGGGGATCGCTGCCGTAGAGCTTCTGGAGGTTCTCGTCCACGCTCTTGCGCAGGGCGGCGCTGTCTTCCACCTCCCAGCCCTTGGGCAGCGACAAGGTGAAGCCGAAGAAGTCGCTGGTGTAGACGTCCTGGGCCACGCGCCCGCTGTCCGGGCGGTCGCTGGCCTGCGCGATGACCTGGGTCTGGGCCTGGGCGGGTGCGGCGGGCGCCGCCGCCGGCTTGGCCTCCTGCGCCCACACCCCGGCCGCCAGCAGCAAGACCACGGGAAGGAAAGAGAACTTCATGCGGATTTCGCCATTATGACAGGAAAGGCATCTTAACCACAGAGGACACGGAAGACACAGAGGAGAATCCGAATGTAAGAGTCCCGCCATGCGGGACGTCAGAACCCAGCCCGGCACGTCAGTGCCGGGTAGGCGGGACGAGAAACCTGAGTCCCGCAGGGACGGCAGAGCCTCGTATTCAGGGCACGCCTTCAGGCGTGCCATCAAGGCGCCCTATCTTGAATTGTCATCCCGAGCGAGCCGCTGTCCTGCGGCTCGCCCGCAGGACAGCGCGAGTCGAAAGACCTTGGGTTTGCTCTTCCGCCTCTAGCGCACGGAGATTCCGAGGGTTACCCGCCGGAGAGTGTAAAGGCGATGGTGACTTGGGTGTCCACCTCAACCGGCTGCCCTTGCAGCAGGTAGGGCCGATAGCGCCACTGCCTCACAGCGTCCATGGCCGCCGGAACCAGCACTGGATGTCCGCTGACCACACCCAGCTGCTGCACTTTCCCGTCTTTGCCGATGATCACGTGCAGAACCACCCAGCCTTGGAGGCGGTGAGCCTTGGCAATCTCGGGATACCGGGGTGCCACCCTGTATGCCAGCATCCCCGCCGCTACTTCCGCGCTCACCCGGATGCGCAGCGGCATCGGCTGGCAGGGTGCATACGGCGCCGCCGGCAGCGGCTGCGGGCAGATGAAGGCAGGCACTGTCTGCCCCGACGACGCCCAGTCCGGCACCGCACGTTGCGCCATCCCACCAATCGCCTCGGCGGCGATGTTGCGGCCCTGTTCCGGATCCGGCTGGGCATCGTTGCGGATGAATTCCTCCTTGATCTCCTGCGGAAACTTGCCCAGGACGAACTCCTGGCGATGCGCGGCGAAGTCCGCCAGCAGCGTTCCCGGCTGCCGCCAGGCACTGAGGGGAATGAGGTAATAAGCGTCCACGCGGTGCGTGCCCATGAGCTTGCCCGCGGGCGAGCCTGCCCACATCTCGCTGCGCGCCACCGCGAACGGTGAGAGCTCCGTGGTCCGGTTCTCCTGCTCGAGATACACCCGCTGGAGCGGCAATTCGCTCGCGTCCTTCGCGAGCGCCGCCACCACCAGCAGCGCGTGCTTGTTCAGCGCTTTGTACTCGGCCTCGTCCTTGGGCATCTCCACCGCAAAGGCGGCGTAGCGGTCGGCGGTGATCCCCGCCGGGATCCCGCGCGCGAAATCTTCGATGGCCTGGTCGAGCTGCGCCGGCCGGGGGATGGGCGCCGGGGCCTGCGCCTCCTGCGCCCACGCCGGCAGGCCGAGCGCAACCACTACTGCCGCCAGAAGTGCCCTT
This sequence is a window from Terriglobales bacterium. Protein-coding genes within it:
- a CDS encoding DNA gyrase subunit B yields the protein MATKETLTGSAVANEKNEKAQPKPKKAKANGGNGNGDYTAADIKVLGGMEAVRKRPAMYIGSTGEMGLHHLVYEVVDNSVDEALAGFADHIDVTIHIDNSITVVDNGRGIPVDDMEVDGETMPAAQVVMTMLHAGGKFDTSSYKVSGGLHGVGVSVVNALSYQLDLEIWRDGFVWEQSYSRGEPTSKLKKTGKTQKRGTRVRFLPDKTIFTSIEFNHDTLAQRLRELAFLNKGLEITLTDERASDTKTGEAKRTEFKYTGGIAEFIKHLNRGKSVLHDRPIYMEAERDGVNMEIALQYNDGYSESLFTFANNINTVDGGTHLSGFRTALTRTINYAGQQLGLFKDVKENLTGDDVREGLVAVISVKLPQPQFEGQTKGKLNSDIAGVVQAFVNERLGSFFELNPPVARKIINKAIEAARAREAARKARDLTRRKGALDSGGLPGKLADCSERDPGRCELFLVEGESAGGTAKQGRDRRFQAILPLKGKILNVEKARYDKMLGHEEIRAMITALGTGIGKEDFDPTKLRYGKVILMTDADVDGSHIRTLLLTFFFRHMQDLIKRQNVYIAQPPLYRIKKGKSEQYIKDDRQFVQVMIKRAAESMTVRYGEGAAKLEGAALTKFMTVLNEYFGFFDKVDKRLRNEEVT
- a CDS encoding energy transducer TonB → RALLAAVVVALGLPAWAQEAQAPAPIPRPAQLDQAIEDFARGIPAGITADRYAAFAVEMPKDEAEYKALNKHALLVVAALAKDASELPLQRVYLEQENRTTELSPFAVARSEMWAGSPAGKLMGTHRVDAYYLIPLSAWRQPGTLLADFAAHRQEFVLGKFPQEIKEEFIRNDAQPDPEQGRNIAAEAIGGMAQRAVPDWASSGQTVPAFICPQPLPAAPYAPCQPMPLRIRVSAEVAAGMLAYRVAPRYPEIAKAHRLQGWVVLHVIIGKDGKVQQLGVVSGHPVLVPAAMDAVRQWRYRPYLLQGQPVEVDTQVTIAFTLSGG